A segment of the Aureliella helgolandensis genome:
TGCGGACTGCGCTCGCCATCTTACTGGACAGTAGGAATCGCATGCGATTGGCCTTCTATAGGATTCGTGAATTCACGGAGCTTCCCAATGAATTTCTAAGACTTCAATTCTACCCATTGGGTCCATTGCCCGGGGGCGGGACGCTGAGCCCGAAGTTTACTGCCTACGACCTGAGCGTTGGCGGTTTCCTGCGGGAAGAGGAATAGCGATCCCAGCAAGAGCTCGCCGTCTGGGATGCCCATCTGCTGAAAAACTTGCTCGCCACGCAGCAGGGCGCCACCACTGGACCAATAATTGCGAATTCCTCGGGCAGTGGCTGCGACCAAAAGATTCTGGATGGCTGCCGAGGCAGCTGCCAAGTGCTCCATATTTGCCAGGGTGGGTTCGAATAGGTGAGTTTTGCTTAGCTCAAATTCATCACTTGGCGGATTGGGGAGCCAAGTGGCTTGAATCATGGCATCGGCGGACGCTAGCATCGAGGGAAGCTTCCCCGCGTTCTCTTCCGGTAGCAGTTCGCGCAGTTGCCGGCAACCGTTGGCATCCAAAGCATACATTCTCCAGGGGACCATCCCGTCGAGTTGGCTGGAATGCTGATGGCTTGCATCACAGGGGCGATGGAAAGGAGCCCAACCGGCAACTTCCAACAACTCGGTTACCGTCGCGCGAATGTCGTTGATAGCAAGTTCGGTGGGCGACAAAACCTTAATGGTCGCGCGACGTCGTATCGCAGCATCCACCGTCTGATGATCGTTCAGGGATTCCATCGTTTCAATCGCTAGGAGGAAGGTTGCAGGAAAATGGCGCGATAGACCGGCTGTCCATGGGTGCGGGCGCGCCGCTCAAAATGCGTCGTGTAGTCCATGGAGTGGGCGGCGGTTCGCTGAGGGACATAGCGTGGGCCAGCCAGCTTCGTCAGATCCATGACTTGACCACAAATGTGCTCGTAGTAGTCCAAGACATCAGTCCAGAAATGGAATTCGCCACCAGGGACCAGGGCCCGCTCGATATCCGCCAATGCCTGCTCGTTCAACACGCGGCGCTTCTTGTGCTTGTTGCGCCACCAGGGGTCGGGAAAGTAGACGTGCACGCGAACCAAGGAGCGATCGGGTACCACCTCGCGCAGGAAACGCTGCGCGTCACCACGCAACATCTTGGCGTTGGTCAAATTCCGTTTCCCCAGCCGCTCAGCCGCTCGATTGGCGAACTTCGCTGCCAGTTCAATTCCTACAAAATCATGGTCGGGTTGAGCGGTGGCCGCGTTTTGGAGGAATAGCCCTTTGCCCGAGCCAATCTCCAGTTCGGCAGGACGCTCAAGACTGACCAGTTGGTCCCATTGCTGCGGAGTGGAAAATTGGTCGATCGCCTTGAACTTTGGGGGGCGAGCCTCAGATTCCGTAGGGCTGCCATCCAGGGGCGACTCTTCGCCTGATGGGGAATTCTCGGGGGTGTTTTCAGACGGCAAGATCATGGCGATTCGGACTCTGTCGATCCAAGTGATTCGGGGAGATTCGGAATTTGTCCCGCGTGGGTAGGGTACCAGTGCTCCCTCCACTTCACCACCACTG
Coding sequences within it:
- the trmB gene encoding tRNA (guanosine(46)-N7)-methyltransferase TrmB: MILPSENTPENSPSGEESPLDGSPTESEARPPKFKAIDQFSTPQQWDQLVSLERPAELEIGSGKGLFLQNAATAQPDHDFVGIELAAKFANRAAERLGKRNLTNAKMLRGDAQRFLREVVPDRSLVRVHVYFPDPWWRNKHKKRRVLNEQALADIERALVPGGEFHFWTDVLDYYEHICGQVMDLTKLAGPRYVPQRTAAHSMDYTTHFERRARTHGQPVYRAIFLQPSS
- a CDS encoding nitroreductase family protein, which encodes MESLNDHQTVDAAIRRRATIKVLSPTELAINDIRATVTELLEVAGWAPFHRPCDASHQHSSQLDGMVPWRMYALDANGCRQLRELLPEENAGKLPSMLASADAMIQATWLPNPPSDEFELSKTHLFEPTLANMEHLAAASAAIQNLLVAATARGIRNYWSSGGALLRGEQVFQQMGIPDGELLLGSLFLFPQETANAQVVGSKLRAQRPAPGQWTQWVELKS